From Saccharomyces kudriavzevii IFO 1802 strain IFO1802 genome assembly, chromosome: 11:
CGAAAAGTCTAGTCTAATCAAGGTGGTAAAATACAGAACTGATGCAATGGATAggaaaagatcttttgaaaaaattgtcattgCCGTCATggtcaagaaaaatgtacAAAAGTTTCTGACGTTTGTTGAAGACGAACCAGATTTCCAGAGCGGACCAATCCCTTCAAAGTATCTCAttcccaagaaaatcaacttgATGGTCTACACGTTGTTTCAAGTAcatactttgaaatttaatAGGAAAGATTACGATAccctttctcttttttaccTCAACAGAGGATACTATAGTGAGTTGAGTTTTCGTGTCCTGGAACGTTGTTACGAAACTGCGAGTTCCAGGCCGAACGACAGCTCTACGATGCGTACTTTCACCAACTTTGTTTCTGGCGCGCCTATTGTAAGGAGTCTTCAGAAAAGCACCATAAGGAAATATGGATACAATTTGGCACCCTACATGTTTTTGTTACTACACGTAGATGAGctttcgattttttccgCATATCAAGCAAGTTTACCTGGCGGTAAGAAAGTCGGCACAGGGCGGCTGAAGCGTGATCTATGCCCACGTAAACCCACTGAGATAAAGTACTTTTCACAGATATGTAACGATatgatgaacaaaaaagacgGATTGGGTGATATTTTGCATATTATCTTGCGAGCATGTGCGCTTAATTTTGGGGCGGGTCCCCGTGGTGGCGCTGgtgacgaagaggaagaggatcGATCTATTGCGAATGAACAATCCATTATTCCCTCTGTGGACGAGCATGGCTTAAAAGTATGTAAGTTGCGCAGTCCGAACACTCCACGAAGACTCAGAAAAACATTAGATGCCGTGAAAGCTTTATTGGTGTCCTCTTGTGCTTGCACCGCAAAGGATTTAGATATATTTGATGACAACAACGGCGTTGCGATGTGGAAATGGATCAAAATTCTGTACCACGAAGTAGCACAGGAAACCGCGCAGAAGGACTCTTATAGAATAACTTTGGTACCTTCTTCTGATGGTATATCAGTATGTGGAAAACTGTTTAATCGCGAGTATGTCCGCGGCTTTTACTTTGCATGCAAGGCTCAGTTTGACAGCCTTTGGGACGAATTGAACAAGTGCTTTTATATGCCTACAGTGGTTGATATTGCCAGTCTCATTTTGCGTAATCGAGACGTTTTGTTCAGAGAGCCAAAGCGGGGAATTGACGAGTATCTGGAAAAcgattcttttcttcaaatgatacCTGTTAAATATCGTGAAATTGTGCTGCCAAAGTTGAGAAGAGATGCTAACAAAATGACCGCGgctctgaaaaataaagtggCTGTTGCAATTGACGAGCTCACGGTGCCACTTATGTGGATGATCCATTTTGCCGTGGGATACCCTTACCGTTATCCAGAGCTTCAGCTACTCGCTTTTGCCGGTCCTCAGCGCAACGTATACGTCGACGATACAACAAGACGCATCCAACTGTACACTGATTATAACAAGAACGGTTCATCGGAGCCTCGACTAAAGACACTTGACGGACTCACTTCAGATTacttgttttattttgtcaCTGTGCTAAGGCAAATGCAAATATGTGCGCTTGGTAACAGTTATGACGCCTTTAAACATGATCCTTGGATGGATGTCGTGGGATTTGAGGATCCAGATCAAGTAACAAATCGAGATACTTCGAGGATAGTTTTGTATTCCTACTTGTTTCTGAATACCGCGAAGGGCTGTCTCGTTGAATATGCAACTTTTCGGCAGTACATGATGGAACTTCCGAAGAATGCACCTCAGAAGCTGAATTTTCGGGAGATGCGTCAGGGGTTGATTGCCCTAGGGCGCCACTGCGTAGGTAGCAGATTTGAAACGGATTTGTACGAGTCGGCGACGAATGAACTCATGGCCAATCATTCCGTTCAAACAGGGCGAAAGATCTACGGTGTGGATTCCTTTTCGTTAACCAGTGTCAGTGGAACGACCGCCACTTTATTGCAGGAACGAGCTTCTGAGCGCTGGATTCAATGGTTAGGCCTTGAAAGCGACTACCATTGTTCCTCCAGTACTGCGAATGCGGGAGACGTAGCAGGTGAGGCGAGTTCAGATCatcgaaaaattttgagagtAACGCGAAAAAGGCCCCGAGAGCCCAAGAGCACAAACGATATCCTCGTCGCAGGCCAGAAACTCTTTGGCAGCTCCTTTGAATTCAGGGACTTGCATCAGTCGCGCTTATGTTATGAAATATACATGGCGGACACACCCTCTGTGGCAGTACAGGCCTCCCCGGGCTATGGTAAGACGGAGTTATTTCATCTCCCCTTAATAGCACTGGCGTCTAAGGGCGACGTGAAATATGTGTCGTTTCTGTTTGTACCATACACAGTGTTGCTTGCTAATTGCATGATCAGGTTGAGCCGAGGCGGTTGCTTGAATGTGGCCCCTGTCAgaaactttattgaagaaggttaCTATGGCGTTACTGATTTATACGTGGGGATCTACGATGACCTTGCTAGCGCTAAGTTCACAGACAGGATAGCTGCGTGGGATAATATTGTTGAGTGCACCTTTAGGACCAACAATGTAAAGTTGGGTTACCTCATTGTAGATGAGTTTCACAACTTCGAAACGGAGGTCTACCGGCAGTCGCAATTTGAGGGCATAGCTAACCTCGATTTTGACGCTTTCGAGAAAGCAATCTTTTTGAGCGGCACAGCACCTGAGGCTGTAGCCGATACTGCGTTGCAGCGTATTGGGCTTACGGGactgaacaaaaaatcgaTGGACATCAACGAGCTCAAACGGTCGGAAGATCTCAGCAGAGGTTTATCCAGCTATCCAACACAGATGTTCAATCTGATTAAGGAGAAATCTGAGGTGCCTTTAGGGCATGTGCAT
This genomic window contains:
- the SKDI11G3175 gene encoding uncharacterized protein encodes the protein MKISDKRKFEKVNFEEFESALNNKNDLVHCHSITLFESIRTEVRSFYEDEKSSLIKVVKYRTDAMDRKRSFEKIVIAVMVKKNVQKFLTFVEDEPDFQSGPIPSKYLIPKKINLMVYTLFQVHTLKFNRKDYDTLSLFYLNRGYYSELSFRVLERCYETASSRPNDSSTMRTFTNFVSGAPIVRSLQKSTIRKYGYNLAPYMFLLLHVDELSIFSAYQASLPGGKKVGTGRLKRDLCPRKPTEIKYFSQICNDMMNKKDGLGDILHIILRACALNFGAGPRGGAGDEEEEDRSIANEQSIIPSVDEHGLKVCKLRSPNTPRRLRKTLDAVKALLVSSCACTAKDLDIFDDNNGVAMWKWIKILYHEVAQETAQKDSYRITLVPSSDGISVCGKLFNREYVRGFYFACKAQFDSLWDELNKCFYMPTVVDIASLILRNRDVLFREPKRGIDEYLENDSFLQMIPVKYREIVLPKLRRDANKMTAALKNKVAVAIDELTVPLMWMIHFAVGYPYRYPELQLLAFAGPQRNVYVDDTTRRIQLYTDYNKNGSSEPRLKTLDGLTSDYLFYFVTVLRQMQICALGNSYDAFKHDPWMDVVGFEDPDQVTNRDTSRIVLYSYLFLNTAKGCLVEYATFRQYMMELPKNAPQKLNFREMRQGLIALGRHCVGSRFETDLYESATNELMANHSVQTGRKIYGVDSFSLTSVSGTTATLLQERASERWIQWLGLESDYHCSSSTANAGDVAGEASSDHRKILRVTRKRPREPKSTNDILVAGQKLFGSSFEFRDLHQSRLCYEIYMADTPSVAVQASPGYGKTELFHLPLIALASKGDVKYVSFLFVPYTVLLANCMIRLSRGGCLNVAPVRNFIEEGYYGVTDLYVGIYDDLASAKFTDRIAAWDNIVECTFRTNNVKLGYLIVDEFHNFETEVYRQSQFEGIANLDFDAFEKAIFLSGTAPEAVADTALQRIGLTGLNKKSMDINELKRSEDLSRGLSSYPTQMFNLIKEKSEVPLGHVHKIRKKVESPPKEALKLLLALFEVEPESKAIVVASTTNQVEELACSWREYFRVVWIHGKLGAAEKVSRTEEFVTDGSMRVLIGTKLVTEGIDIKELMMVITLDNRLNIIELIQGMGRLRDGGLCYILSRKNSWAARNRRGELSPIKEGCITEQVREFYGLESKKGKKGQHVGCCGSRTDLSADTVELIERMDRLAENEATVSALPSSSQERNSSDRYREYCSSDEDSNAGIHDGTTANTADSINADTADSANASANASANASANASANASANASANASANASANASANASANASANASANASANASANASANASANASANASANASANASANASANASANEDANTGGNAESNRIHPVTDIIKEPYKRKGSQMVFLERKKLKAQFPNTSENTNVLEFLGFRSDEIKHLFLYGIDIYFCPEGVFTQYGLCKGCQKMFELCVCWPRQKVSYRSIAWEALAVERMLRNDEEYKEYLENIEPYHGDPVGYLKFFSVKKREIYSQIQRNYAWYLAITRRRETISVLDSTRGKQGSRVFRMSGRQIEELYFEAWSNLRESKTGVLQYFLNWDEKKCQEEWEAKDATVVVEALEKLGVFQRLRSMTSAGLQGPQYVKLQFGRHHQQLRSRYELSLGMHLRDQTALGGTPSKLPHWTPFLSMLIGLFYNKIFRQRLEYLLEQISEVWLLPHWLDLANVEVLAADNTRVPLYMLMVAVHKELGSDDVPDGKIDILLCRDSSREVGE